In Candidatus Desulfatibia profunda, the genomic window TAAGGCAATCGTTCGGCTGCATCGACGCACTTTTTCAGGGCCGGCTGGGCAAACTAGCCGCCGAGTTAAAAGTTGTCGACAACTGCTTTGCACTGGAAGCCGCTGCTTGGGCTTCCCTTTATTCGGTGCCGGTCGCGCCGGCCGTAAAAAACATCCTGCGCACTTATGACAGCATCGTCCTTTTTTCACATTCGCGGCAACTTCAAGAAACCATAAACAACCTAACGGGCAACAGGGTTCATCGCATTCCGCCCCGTCCGGACGTTGATCAACCCATCCATGTCCTCGGACATGTTATCGCTCAACTTGCCGACTGCGGTCTGATTGAAACCGGCGGCAGGGATCACGATGTGATTGCCTGTCCGGAGATGCACAGCGACAAAAGAAGCAGCGGATATAATCCTGCCAAGGTCTGCATTCATCCCGGATCCGGAAGCAAAAAAAAGAACTGGAAGATTGCCAATTATCTTAAAACCGCCCGGATCCTTGAAGCAACCGGCATGCGAACGGAATTTATCTTAGGTCCGGCTGAACATTTCCTGGCAGAGTCGTTGCAGGTACAGAGCGGCCCCAAAACGGGCATTCATATTGTTGATGATCTATCGGCACTGGCGTCGTTGCTTAAAACAGCGGGCGGGTTTATCGGAAACGATTCCGGAATCAGTCATCTTGCCGCCTTTTTGGGGCTTGCCACGGTTGCGGTTTTTGGACCCTCTGATCCGCAACGATGGAAACCCGTGGGTCGAGCCGTAAAGGCTCTAAGGCCCGTTCTTGAATGCAGCCCCTGTTTTGAAACCGACAGCACCAGGTGCGCATCGACGGAATGCCTGGACGGAACAACGCCCGAGGCGGTTGTGGAGGCATTTTATAAATTGGTCGTCACAAAGGGTTAAATACGATGGGCGAGATGAATTTCAAATGTCAAAATCTCAATGTCAAATCAAATCCGAAACTTTTATGGCCTTATGCTTTACTTGACCAATTCGCCGTTCTCCCAGACTTCTTCCTGGGACTTGCCGTTTGCCCAGGTATACACCCCGCGGCCGTGTTTCTTGTCATTCACATAAGTCCCTTCCCAGGTATCGCCATTTTTAAAATAATAGGTGCCCCGGCCGTGCTTTTGATCGTTCTGCCACTGGCCGATATATTTGTCGCCGCTTTGATAAAATAATGTGCCCTGGCCGTGCTTTTGGCCGTCTTTTACATAACCTTCGTATTTAAAATTGTCCCCTTCGATGACTTTGTATTCAAGATCTTTAAGCTCATCTTTCGAAGGCATTTCTTTTTCCAGCGCTTGCGGCGCCGCTGTTATCTCGGATGGCGCTGCTGTTGCCGCAGGAGCGGCCTCCGCCGGGGTCAACTGTTGAGACGGCGGTGTTTTTTGGGCCTGCCCGGGTTCACCAGCCTCCGGTTGCTCGGACGGCAGCGTCTCTTGGGCAGGCACAATATCATCCGAGCCGAGCGGCAGGTTTTCTTTTGAACTTGTCAAGACCTTGCCTGTTGTCAGATCAATCAGTTCGGCGTATATTTCGACGAATTCGGCCGTTGCGGCAGTCGTTCCGGTCACAAGAAAACCTTTGCCAAAATCTTCGACAAGTCTTTTCTCCCACAAGCCCTGTTTGTAGCAAATTTCATCGGCACCGGAGGAATCTTTGATTTCAAGCGGTTTTTCGCTTCTCCAATTCAGTACGGCAACCTTGCTTTTACCCAAGTATTCATCGCCAATCATTCTAAAAACAGTGTCCTTTATTTTCTCACTGCGTTTGCTCGGTTTTTTCGTATTTTTATCAAAAAACGTGCGAACCACGATAACATAATCCTTGCTGCTATCGATATCACCTATTTGCTGCCGGAAATCTTTGACGATTCGTTCTATCTTTTGATTTAAATCATCTGCTCTGGCATGAAACGGACAGAGAAAAACGGCTGTCAACAAAAAAGGGATATAGAATTTTTTAGATAATAGCCCCATAGAAAATCTAATCCTTTTTAGTGATTTAAGTTTTCAACTCTTGTC contains:
- a CDS encoding glycosyltransferase family 9 protein, producing MAETKLLIIHHGALGDVVTTFPAIFKLRQSFGCIDALFQGRLGKLAAELKVVDNCFALEAAAWASLYSVPVAPAVKNILRTYDSIVLFSHSRQLQETINNLTGNRVHRIPPRPDVDQPIHVLGHVIAQLADCGLIETGGRDHDVIACPEMHSDKRSSGYNPAKVCIHPGSGSKKKNWKIANYLKTARILEATGMRTEFILGPAEHFLAESLQVQSGPKTGIHIVDDLSALASLLKTAGGFIGNDSGISHLAAFLGLATVAVFGPSDPQRWKPVGRAVKALRPVLECSPCFETDSTRCASTECLDGTTPEAVVEAFYKLVVTKG